The stretch of DNA ATCTCGAAAAAGGGTTTTGGTATACCATGAAGGAGCTTTTTTTACGTCCCGATCAAGTGATAAAGGCGTACTTAGGTGGGGCAACCATCAAATATTACAACCCTTTTCGATATTATTTGATCATCATCGCTGTGGTGGCCTTGCTAAACGTAAGTTTGGGCATTTATGATCTGCAACAATCAGACTTGAGAGAGACTTTAAGTCCAGACGTCCCAGAACATATACGCCAAACGCAAATCGCCATATCGGAATATGCCAAGAAATTCCTTAATTTTATTCCGCTGATCATACTCCCTTTTATCGCCAAGATGTTTCATTGGATTTTTAAAAAAAGGTCATGGAATTATGCGGAGCATTTGATTAGCACGACCTATCTATATGGGCAGGTTTCCATTATTTCCATCTTGGTTTTACCTTGCCTTTACTTTGCCCCTCAATATATTGGTTGGGCATTTCCCATCAGTATCTTAATCCCTGCATTATTTTTCAGCTACGCTTATCGTCGCATCTTTGAAATAAGCACTATTAAAGCATTTTTCCTTGGCTTTCTGGCGATTCTAGGTGGTATTTTAATGATGACTTTGACTATAATGATCCTTACCTTTGTTGTCATCATCACCATCAAAATAGTTGGTTAAAACAATTCAAATCACTAAATCGTTTGGTTCTTTGATAAAAATGTGTTACTTAAAATATTGGACTTTTGACGCTTTTAGTAATACTTCGTTTTCCGGGCTAGAAGTGAGAAGTCGGAAGTGGGAAAATTGCGCTCCTTGCCTTTCCGCCTTCCGATTTCCGCCTTCAAAACAGCGAAAGTCAAAAGTCCAGTTAAAATAGTCGTTCACTTATAAAGGGATAATACCTATGCACGATATTGAGCCTCATTTCCAATGGCGTGACTTCTATGTTGCCGAAGAAGATCCTGATTCGCCATTTTACGGGCGGGTGTATGATGAATTTCGGTATACCCAGCAGATTTACAATTATTATATCCATCCACAATGGGATAATTTTGGCTCATCCACCCTTTACTTAAAGGTCCTTTATGTAGATTATACGGAGGAGTATGCCATCATAGAATTAATAGGTGAATGGAATGATTGTCTTCACAATGATGTTATGCATCTCAAGCGGGAAGTTATCGATGCCTTGATCGAACTTGAGATTTATAAGTACATTCTGATCTGTGACAATGTGTTGAATTTTCATGGGTCTGATGATAGTTACTACGAGGAATGGTATGAGGATATTTCAGATGAGAATGGCTGGATATGTTTTTTGAATACCTTTGCGCATGTGGAAGAAGAAATGTTGGCCACGCGCTTGCAATCCTTTGTCAATTTTGGTGGTATTTATAACAATATCTATTGGCGACCGCAGAAGCCCATGGTAGTCTACAAGGCCATTGAGGGTTTGTTGCAGGGAAAAATAAAGCGATTGTATTAGGAGGGGGGGGAAGGGGGGAAGGTGGAAGTGGGAAAATTGCGCCCCTGAGCCTTTCCGACTTCCGACTTCCCACTTCAAAACAGCGAATGTCAAAAGTCCAGTTAGTAGTTTGACGGAAATAAATGATCCCATCTTTCGACTTTTTAACCTCCCTAGGTCTCCCCCGCCGGACATTCAACTACTGTTTCACAGACTCGTACATTCGGTTTACTTGAGCTTCTGTAAAGGTGCCTACCAGGCCTGTTTGGAAAATAAATTCTTTATCGCCTTGCACCCTTACATAGCGAAAGCCATAATTGATGTTGCTGGTATCAATAGCGGTTTCATAGATAAATCCATCCAATTCCTCTTTGACAATTTTAGAGAAATAGCGGTTGGATTTCACCTCTGCCAATTGGTTGGCTTTTACTTTAGCGATATCCGTCGTTTCTGCATCTGAGGCATAAATCTGGATATAATAATCGTCACCCTTTTTTATGGTGACATCTTGGATAAGCCCACCAAGGTCTGAACTATTGACTTCTGCGCTGTCAGGTGCCAGGATGGACATGGGGATACCATATTCCAATAAATCTTTCTTCACCCACTCATTTGGTTTGTCATTTTTTTGGCAAGCCCAAATCAAAATTACTGCTGCAACAAAAAGCAAGGATTTTTTCATTAATGATATCTTTTAGTTATGATAGGCAAAAATAAAGGTTTTATCACCAAAACGTTTAAATTTGTGCGCTAATTGAGAGAAGTATAAACTAATTTTGTTCATCATTTTACCGCACATTGAAGGGCCCAATATACGATGATTCAACGCCTTCATATCCGAAACTACGCTATTATTGAGTCGCTGGAGATCAATTTCTCCAAAGGGCTCACCATTATCACCGGCGAAACTGGCGCTGGTAAGTCTATTTTGCTAGGTGCCTTGGGCCTAATCATGGGGGATCGGGCAGATACCAAGTCTTTGTACAATGAAGACCAGAAATGTGTTATTGAAGGGTATTTTAATATTCGCCCTTATGAACTTTCTGCTTTTTTTACAGAGAATGAGCTCGATTATGAGGATGACCTTATTGTCAGACGGGAAATAGCTCCTTCAGGAAAGTCGAGGGCCTTTATTAACGACACACCTGTCAACCTCAAAGTATTGCAAGAGCTAAGCTCTTCCCTAATTGACCTGCACCTCCAATTCGACACCTTGGATATTCACAAGGTCTCCTTCCAACTGCGCATGCTCGATGCTTTGGCAGGCAATAAAAAAGAGCTAGCAGAATACCAAACCCTTTTCAGGGAATACCAGCAAAAAGGGAAACACCTGGAAGACCTGATCGCGAGCAACCAACGTGCTGCTAAAGAAATGGATTTCAATCAGTTTTTATTTGATGAACTTCAGCAGGCTCAATTGGTAAGTGGAGAGCACCAGGCGCTTGATGAAGAACATACTCGGCTTTCGAATGCAGAAGAAATCAAACAGACCTTGGGCAGTGTCTACCAGCAATTGATAGAAAGTGAACATGCCATAATGGGGCAATTGCAGGCGATCCACCACAACTTGCTCAAAATGGGAAAGGTGGACCGGCAAATAGGCGAGATACAGGAGCAGTTTTCGAATTTGATGGGTGGTTTGGAGGATTTGGCCAATGACTGTGAGAAAATAGCTGATAAAACAGAGTATGATGAGGAGCGGATTATTACCTTGAATGACCGCCTTACCCTCATCGACCATTTGCTCAAAAAGCATCAAGTGAATGAAGTAGAAGAATTATTAGCTATCCAGGAAACACTTGAACAGAAACTTAGTGCTTTTTCTGACTCCGATTCCGCTATCGCAGCCATGCAGGCCTGGATGAAAAAACAAGCGGTCATTCTAAAAGAAAAAGCCCTGGGTCTGCGTAAAAAAAGACAAGAAATCGTCAGCAGTTTTGAAAATAAGGTGCAGGAGATGCTGGGGCAATTAGCCATGCCAGCTGCCCGCATTCAGGTTGTAATGGACCCGTTAGAGACCTTCTCCAGCACGGGTTTGGATGAAGTTTACTTTTTATTTGCGGCCAATAAAGGCAGCCGGTTGCAACAGATAAAGGATGTAGCGTCAGGGGGCGAGCTTTCGCGGCTGACCTTGGTCACCAAGTCCTTGGTAGCTAGCGCCATCCCCTTACCGACGCTTATTTTTGATGAAATTGATACGGGTATTTCTGGTGATGTCGCCTTGCGAATGGGTAACATTTTACGCAGTTTATCCAATCATCACCAGGTTGTTTCCATTACCCATTCTCCTCAAATTGCGGCCAAAGCCGATGCCCATTATTTTGTTTATAAAGCCGAAAAACCAGACCGGACTATTACTAAAGTACGCGCACTAGAAAAGGAAGAAAGAATCAGAGCCATTGCAACCATGCTTAGCCAAAATCCGCCCAGTGAGTCGGCCCTGGAGAATGCAAGAGAGTTGATTGGGGAATGAGCTTAAAAGGCTGCTAAAGGCCTGAGAGTGATGTCGGTGAGAAACCTATCTGTCGGTAGGCAGGCACCAGCATCCGCCTAGCGAGAGGCTTAGTTATTCATTTTTAATTTATTTTACATATGGCAAATAATCTTTTAGCAGGAAAACGAGGTATCATTTTTGGCGCACTTGATGATAAATCAATTGCCTGGAAAATTGCAGAACGCTGCGTGGAAGAAGGCGCACAAATTACCTTGACCAATGCACCTGTCGCTTTGCGATTTGGACAAATCAATGAACTCGGAGAAAAGCTGAACGCCAAAATTATTCCAGCGGATGCCACCAGTATGGAGGATTTGGAAAACCTTTTCACCCAATCTATGGAATTTTTAGGGGGTAAAGTTGACTTTGTGCTGCATTCTATTGGTATGTCACTGAATGTCCGAAAGGGTCGGGCTTATACGGACCTCAATTACGATTTTATGCACAAAACCTTTGATATCTCTGCCATGTCTTTCCACCGGATGATGCAAACCATCTGGAAATTGGATGCCATCAATGAGTGGGGCTCTATCCTGGGTTTGACTTATATCGCTGCTCAACGGGTATTTCCTGATTATAACGAAATGGCGGAATCTAAAGCACTTTTAGAGTCATTTGCACGTAGCTTTGGCTATCATTTTGGGGTAGAGAAAAAGGTGCGAGTAAATACTGTTTCGCAATCGCCAACGATGACTACTGCCGGTAGCGGGGTAAAAGGTTTTACGGAGTTTTTCGGTTATGCTGATAAGATGTCGCCATTGGGCAATGCGTCTTCTGAGGCTTGTGCAGACTATTGTGTGACCTTGTTTTCTGACCTGACGCGCATGGTAACGATGCAGAATTTGTACCACGATGGTGGGTTTTCTAATATGGGAATGAGCCCTAGGGTCTTGGAGGGGTAGAAAGTGGTTGGCTCATTGGAAATGGAAATCAAAATGGAAATTAAAATCAAAATGGAAATGGGGGAACTAAAGAAGTACTACCCAGGATATTTTCCTGCCTTCGGCAGGCAGGGATTTTGATTGAAATTGTCATTGAAAGGTAGTATAGGCAGGTCCATAGCGGTTTTTACCCATGATCGTAACGAGCGGAGGAGTGGCGACACAGAAGGCATTGAAATTGCCATTGACATTGTTATTGCCATTGAAAACAACTGGGTCGCCAGGCGGGAGGTACGACCTAGGATATCTTGCCTTCGGCAGGCAGGGATTTGCATTTTGAT from Saprospiraceae bacterium encodes:
- a CDS encoding DUF3667 domain-containing protein, encoding MECKNCQTPLEGQYCYNCGQKKISERFSLKKILRDLFQTIVNLEKGFWYTMKELFLRPDQVIKAYLGGATIKYYNPFRYYLIIIAVVALLNVSLGIYDLQQSDLRETLSPDVPEHIRQTQIAISEYAKKFLNFIPLIILPFIAKMFHWIFKKRSWNYAEHLISTTYLYGQVSIISILVLPCLYFAPQYIGWAFPISILIPALFFSYAYRRIFEISTIKAFFLGFLAILGGILMMTLTIMILTFVVIITIKIVG
- the recN gene encoding DNA repair protein RecN; this translates as MIQRLHIRNYAIIESLEINFSKGLTIITGETGAGKSILLGALGLIMGDRADTKSLYNEDQKCVIEGYFNIRPYELSAFFTENELDYEDDLIVRREIAPSGKSRAFINDTPVNLKVLQELSSSLIDLHLQFDTLDIHKVSFQLRMLDALAGNKKELAEYQTLFREYQQKGKHLEDLIASNQRAAKEMDFNQFLFDELQQAQLVSGEHQALDEEHTRLSNAEEIKQTLGSVYQQLIESEHAIMGQLQAIHHNLLKMGKVDRQIGEIQEQFSNLMGGLEDLANDCEKIADKTEYDEERIITLNDRLTLIDHLLKKHQVNEVEELLAIQETLEQKLSAFSDSDSAIAAMQAWMKKQAVILKEKALGLRKKRQEIVSSFENKVQEMLGQLAMPAARIQVVMDPLETFSSTGLDEVYFLFAANKGSRLQQIKDVASGGELSRLTLVTKSLVASAIPLPTLIFDEIDTGISGDVALRMGNILRSLSNHHQVVSITHSPQIAAKADAHYFVYKAEKPDRTITKVRALEKEERIRAIATMLSQNPPSESALENARELIGE
- a CDS encoding SDR family oxidoreductase, which produces MANNLLAGKRGIIFGALDDKSIAWKIAERCVEEGAQITLTNAPVALRFGQINELGEKLNAKIIPADATSMEDLENLFTQSMEFLGGKVDFVLHSIGMSLNVRKGRAYTDLNYDFMHKTFDISAMSFHRMMQTIWKLDAINEWGSILGLTYIAAQRVFPDYNEMAESKALLESFARSFGYHFGVEKKVRVNTVSQSPTMTTAGSGVKGFTEFFGYADKMSPLGNASSEACADYCVTLFSDLTRMVTMQNLYHDGGFSNMGMSPRVLEG